From a single Bryobacter aggregatus MPL3 genomic region:
- the hrcA gene encoding heat-inducible transcriptional repressor HrcA: MAPQIQPPSGKRRQILHAIVEAYLESGEAVSSSAIAQRSFPGASPSPATVRNAMAELAELGLLTQPHTSAGRIPTAAAIQFYVSSLTQVRPNPAEVSKLQQQFQAIHSVPDRVEEGSHMLTGLTQNVAITAALPPASQLLHQVELLALAARQVLMVVITSDQNVRNQVITLDHDLSSDELAEIRNYINYEFAGLSLAEARRALTERLQDDRNQYRALLRRVELFHARGLFDNGVGPRVFLDGAAYLVGLDLHLTKERMRELFQALEQKQQILRLLDQFLQGSSKIPAIQVGLGEAHPALRDFTLIGVQVPLAGGMSARVAVLGPLRLNYQRTIAAVMQVGQALAQSAD; the protein is encoded by the coding sequence ATGGCGCCTCAGATCCAGCCCCCGAGCGGCAAACGAAGACAGATCCTGCACGCCATTGTCGAGGCCTACCTCGAATCTGGGGAAGCAGTCTCGTCTTCTGCGATTGCGCAGCGCAGTTTCCCTGGCGCCTCCCCTTCTCCGGCAACCGTACGGAATGCCATGGCGGAGCTGGCCGAATTGGGCCTCCTCACACAGCCACATACTTCAGCCGGCCGCATCCCAACTGCGGCGGCCATTCAGTTCTACGTCAGTTCCCTCACGCAAGTGCGGCCGAATCCCGCAGAAGTCTCTAAGCTGCAGCAGCAGTTCCAGGCGATTCATTCGGTTCCTGATCGGGTCGAAGAGGGCTCCCATATGCTCACCGGCCTGACACAGAACGTCGCCATCACAGCGGCGCTGCCCCCGGCAAGTCAGCTTCTCCACCAGGTGGAGTTGCTTGCACTGGCGGCGCGGCAGGTCCTCATGGTTGTGATTACCTCCGATCAGAACGTCCGCAATCAGGTCATCACGCTCGATCACGATCTCAGCAGCGACGAGCTCGCTGAGATTCGCAACTACATCAATTACGAATTCGCGGGCCTCTCTCTCGCAGAGGCCCGCCGCGCGCTCACCGAACGGCTCCAGGACGATCGCAATCAATATCGCGCCCTGCTGCGGCGCGTCGAGCTCTTCCATGCGCGCGGTCTCTTCGATAACGGAGTCGGGCCGCGGGTTTTCCTCGATGGAGCCGCGTATCTTGTCGGGCTCGACCTGCATCTCACCAAAGAGAGGATGCGGGAGCTTTTTCAGGCGCTGGAGCAAAAGCAACAGATTCTACGGCTGCTCGATCAGTTCCTGCAGGGCTCCTCGAAGATTCCCGCGATCCAGGTGGGCTTAGGAGAGGCGCATCCGGCGCTCCGGGATTTCACTCTGATTGGGGTCCAGGTGCCGCTGGCCGGAGGCATGTCCGCTCGCGTCGCCGTCCTCGGCCCGTTAAGATTGAATTATCAACGTACGATCGCGGCAGTGATGCAGGTGGGCCAAGCGCTCGCACAATCTGCCGACTGA
- a CDS encoding nucleotide exchange factor GrpE: MTESTFDAANPEPVETSLTTTLEQEIARLETERQDLIRLAQSRQAEFENYRRRSERERQETIDVATSDVVNKLLPIFDDFERALLIQTADASYAKGIELIHGRLKETLTKLGLEPIDAIGTIFDPNLHHGIDLVETDEAEDQTILAELQRGYHFRGRLLRPAMVRVAVKK, translated from the coding sequence ATGACGGAGTCGACTTTCGACGCTGCCAATCCAGAACCTGTAGAAACCTCGCTCACCACCACTCTCGAGCAGGAGATTGCTCGTCTGGAGACGGAGCGACAGGATCTGATCCGGCTCGCACAGAGCCGCCAGGCGGAGTTTGAGAACTACCGCCGCCGCTCGGAACGGGAACGCCAGGAAACCATCGACGTCGCCACTAGCGATGTCGTCAACAAGCTGCTCCCCATCTTTGACGATTTCGAACGCGCCCTTTTGATCCAGACCGCCGATGCGAGCTATGCAAAAGGCATCGAACTGATCCATGGGCGTCTCAAGGAGACACTCACGAAGCTGGGCCTGGAGCCAATCGATGCGATTGGCACCATTTTCGACCCAAATCTCCACCACGGCATTGACCTTGTTGAAACAGACGAGGCCGAAGACCAGACCATTCTCGCCGAGCTCCAAAGGGGCTATCACTTCCGAGGCCGCCTCTTACGCCCTGCTATGGTGCGTGTTGCGGTGAAGAAGTAG
- the dnaJ gene encoding molecular chaperone DnaJ, whose protein sequence is MTKRDYYEILGVERTADDGVLKSSYRKLAMKYHPDRNPGDQEAEERFKEAAEAYGVLTDAQKRAAYDRYGHQGVSGMGGGTSSGFDPNQFTDLNDIFGDFFGDFFGGAKRGGGGSSRARRGEDLRYDLEIEFEDAVRGTSVDIQIPKLDLCTRCEGSGAEKEDGLTTCPSCRGRGEQLFQQGFMTIRRTCGTCNGRGQIIRRPCKECKGEGRIRSEKKLKVNIPAGVDTGTQLRLNSEGQASPNGGPNGDLYVVLSVKEHSVFERQDYDLHCTVPVNIAQATLGTEVEIPTFEGIESVKVPEGTQPGTQLRLKNRGVPRVNASGRGDLFIHVEVHIPTKLSREQRKVFEQLRETLPAPGEEDDKGGFFGKVKELFQ, encoded by the coding sequence GTGACGAAACGTGACTATTACGAAATCCTAGGGGTGGAGCGTACCGCGGACGACGGCGTACTGAAGTCTTCCTACCGCAAGCTTGCCATGAAGTATCACCCCGACCGCAATCCTGGGGACCAAGAAGCGGAGGAGCGATTCAAGGAAGCCGCCGAGGCCTATGGCGTATTAACCGATGCCCAGAAGCGAGCAGCATACGATCGTTACGGGCACCAGGGCGTGTCGGGGATGGGCGGTGGAACCAGTTCCGGCTTTGACCCCAACCAGTTCACCGACCTCAACGATATCTTCGGTGACTTCTTCGGAGATTTCTTTGGCGGCGCCAAGCGCGGCGGAGGCGGCTCCAGCCGCGCCCGCCGTGGCGAAGACCTCCGCTACGATCTGGAGATCGAATTTGAAGATGCCGTTCGCGGCACCTCGGTCGATATTCAGATTCCCAAGCTCGATCTTTGTACCCGTTGCGAAGGCAGCGGCGCAGAGAAGGAAGATGGACTCACCACTTGCCCCAGTTGCCGTGGGCGTGGCGAGCAGCTCTTCCAACAGGGCTTCATGACCATCCGCCGCACTTGCGGCACCTGCAATGGCCGTGGACAGATCATTCGCCGGCCCTGCAAGGAATGCAAGGGCGAAGGCCGCATCCGCAGCGAGAAGAAGCTAAAGGTCAACATCCCGGCCGGTGTCGATACCGGAACGCAGCTCCGGCTGAATTCGGAAGGCCAGGCCAGCCCCAACGGCGGCCCCAATGGCGATCTCTACGTCGTGCTCAGCGTCAAGGAGCACTCGGTGTTTGAGCGCCAGGATTACGATCTGCACTGCACCGTGCCCGTCAATATCGCACAGGCAACGCTCGGCACCGAGGTGGAGATTCCCACCTTTGAGGGCATTGAGTCGGTGAAGGTGCCCGAAGGCACGCAGCCCGGCACCCAGCTCCGGCTGAAGAATCGCGGTGTGCCGCGGGTCAACGCCTCGGGCCGCGGCGATTTGTTCATCCATGTGGAAGTTCACATTCCAACGAAGCTGAGTCGCGAACAGCGCAAGGTCTTTGAACAGTTGCGCGAAACGCTTCCCGCCCCTGGCGAAGAGGACGACAAGGGCGGATTCTTCGGCAAAGTCAAAGAACTCTTCCAGTAA
- a CDS encoding M81 family metallopeptidase, producing MPRVAVACLMHESNSFHSRKTRYEDFHFLPREVERWKNSSTEVAGFIEESLGRGMEILPLLHGGATPSGPVERASFEQLAGEIVQALHGASFDAVYLALHGAMFAEGFPHADEEIVRRVRHEIGPAVPLVVTHDFHANLPPGLLELCDALVVYQQNPHLDTKERGERAARILADMLSGAVRPVQRMVKPPMLWNIVHQNTYRPPLQAITEASIALEREPGILAVSVVGGYQYNDVPFLGPSVVVIADGDGERAAREAQRLSEQMWAAHESLHFDLPDAAKAVRDALSATEFPVALFDVGDNIGGGAAGDATFLFEQLLAQEASGFVVTLYDPEAVAEAKRVGIDGAFAMFVGGKTDTMHGVPIGVKGHVVSLHAGRYVEPEVRHGGTRFWSLGHAAVVALEGSTPELPNLLLLTAERSSPNSIHQLVSCGIYPERMRILTVKGTVAPVAAYRGIAKQIVMVDTPGATTANPSRFTFHRAPALWGL from the coding sequence ATGCCACGCGTCGCGGTTGCCTGTCTGATGCATGAGTCGAACTCCTTCCATTCCCGGAAGACTCGCTATGAGGACTTTCACTTTCTACCGCGGGAGGTGGAGCGTTGGAAGAACTCTTCGACTGAGGTGGCAGGATTCATTGAAGAGTCTCTGGGGCGCGGGATGGAAATCCTGCCATTGCTGCATGGCGGGGCGACGCCGAGTGGGCCTGTCGAGCGGGCCAGCTTTGAGCAACTTGCTGGGGAGATTGTCCAGGCGCTGCACGGAGCGAGCTTTGATGCCGTGTATCTGGCCTTGCATGGCGCAATGTTTGCGGAAGGCTTTCCTCATGCGGATGAAGAGATCGTGCGGCGGGTGCGCCATGAAATCGGCCCTGCTGTTCCCTTGGTGGTGACGCATGATTTCCACGCCAATCTGCCTCCAGGGCTCCTTGAACTCTGCGATGCGCTTGTGGTGTACCAGCAGAATCCGCATCTCGATACGAAGGAACGGGGCGAGCGGGCCGCTCGAATCCTTGCGGACATGCTGAGCGGCGCAGTGCGTCCGGTACAGCGGATGGTGAAGCCGCCGATGCTTTGGAATATCGTGCACCAGAACACCTATCGCCCGCCACTGCAGGCGATCACGGAGGCGAGTATCGCCTTAGAGCGCGAGCCGGGGATTCTGGCGGTGAGCGTTGTCGGCGGCTACCAGTATAACGATGTGCCGTTCCTGGGGCCTTCGGTGGTGGTGATTGCGGATGGCGACGGCGAGCGGGCGGCGCGGGAAGCGCAACGGCTGAGCGAGCAGATGTGGGCGGCTCACGAGAGTTTGCATTTTGATTTGCCGGATGCCGCAAAAGCTGTACGCGATGCTCTGTCGGCGACGGAGTTTCCGGTGGCCCTGTTTGATGTGGGCGACAACATCGGCGGCGGCGCGGCAGGAGATGCTACCTTCCTGTTCGAGCAATTGCTGGCCCAGGAGGCAAGTGGTTTTGTGGTGACGCTCTATGATCCGGAAGCGGTGGCGGAGGCGAAACGCGTCGGGATTGATGGTGCTTTTGCGATGTTTGTGGGCGGGAAGACAGACACGATGCATGGGGTTCCGATCGGGGTGAAGGGACATGTGGTGTCGTTGCACGCCGGCCGCTATGTCGAGCCTGAAGTGCGTCATGGCGGAACCAGGTTCTGGAGCCTCGGCCATGCGGCGGTTGTGGCGCTGGAGGGATCCACGCCTGAACTGCCGAATCTGCTTTTGCTGACGGCAGAACGCTCGAGCCCGAACTCGATTCATCAATTGGTGAGTTGTGGGATTTATCCGGAACGGATGCGGATTCTGACAGTGAAGGGAACGGTGGCGCCGGTAGCGGCCTATCGGGGGATTGCGAAGCAGATTGTGATGGTGGATACGCCGGGCGCAACGACGGCAAACCCATCAAGGTTCACCTTTCATCGCGCACCGGCGCTCTGGGGACTCTAA
- a CDS encoding MFS transporter yields the protein MPYRHRVLALLFALVVVMYLDRLAIGVAGPRMQDELQISPSQWGWVMGFFTLGYAGFELPAGILADRKGPRAVLSRIVLWWSAFTALTGTVTSLGPLLAVRFLFGAGEAGAFPSCASTIARWIPPQERARATSVFWIGATAGGILTPLLVVPLQQAYGWRVSFYLFAILGIVWAAVWLCWFRDLPRQMPGISSGELALIGDPSQQTHSAPWAFILRQPNFRRILLMYHFYCWGAYFYLSWLPTYLQRGRGFTEDEMKIGASVTAIAGFLGVFTGGFLSDGLRRRYSLWAARSLVGSASLAISGAMMLIATQSTGKIAAILFLSLGLFAMNIMLPVTWALLVDLAGPFSGSVSGAMNTFGQIGSFLMATSFGYIVSAVGNYNLALMPMAAMLFCGAFFFWRIEPDQSLMPSQ from the coding sequence ATGCCCTACCGGCATCGTGTCCTCGCACTTCTCTTCGCGCTCGTGGTGGTCATGTATCTGGACCGCCTCGCCATTGGCGTCGCCGGACCGCGCATGCAGGACGAGTTGCAGATCAGTCCCAGTCAGTGGGGGTGGGTGATGGGCTTCTTCACCCTGGGGTATGCGGGATTCGAACTCCCGGCCGGGATTCTGGCCGATCGCAAGGGCCCGCGTGCCGTACTCTCGCGCATCGTTCTATGGTGGAGCGCCTTCACGGCTCTTACAGGTACAGTCACCAGCCTAGGGCCGCTGTTGGCCGTGCGCTTCCTCTTCGGAGCCGGTGAAGCAGGTGCCTTCCCCAGTTGCGCCAGTACCATCGCCCGCTGGATTCCGCCACAAGAACGCGCCCGCGCTACGAGTGTCTTCTGGATTGGCGCGACGGCAGGCGGCATCCTGACACCGCTTCTGGTCGTCCCCCTCCAGCAAGCTTATGGCTGGCGTGTCTCGTTCTATCTCTTCGCCATTCTGGGGATCGTCTGGGCGGCCGTCTGGCTCTGCTGGTTTCGCGATCTCCCCCGCCAGATGCCCGGCATCAGTTCCGGCGAACTTGCGCTCATCGGAGACCCCTCGCAGCAGACGCACAGCGCGCCCTGGGCCTTCATCCTGCGGCAACCCAACTTCCGCCGCATCCTGCTGATGTATCACTTCTACTGCTGGGGCGCCTATTTTTATCTCTCCTGGCTCCCCACCTATCTGCAACGGGGGCGTGGCTTTACCGAGGACGAAATGAAGATCGGAGCAAGCGTCACCGCCATTGCTGGTTTCTTGGGAGTGTTCACCGGAGGCTTCCTGAGCGATGGCTTGCGTCGCCGTTATTCGCTCTGGGCCGCACGTTCTCTGGTCGGCTCCGCCAGCCTTGCCATCTCAGGAGCGATGATGCTCATTGCCACACAGAGCACCGGAAAGATCGCCGCCATCCTCTTCCTCTCGCTTGGCCTCTTTGCGATGAACATCATGCTGCCCGTCACCTGGGCGCTGCTCGTGGATCTTGCCGGCCCTTTCTCCGGAAGCGTCTCAGGCGCGATGAATACCTTTGGCCAGATCGGCAGCTTTCTGATGGCAACCAGCTTCGGCTACATTGTCAGCGCCGTAGGCAACTACAACCTGGCGCTAATGCCGATGGCCGCCATGCTGTTCTGCGGCGCCTTCTTCTTCTGGCGGATCGAACCCGATCAGTCTCTTATGCCCTCTCAATAA
- a CDS encoding IclR family transcriptional regulator — MRYLIPVLQSAFRIIDELSRQPGLNLNEAAIRTGVPKSTVFRVLMTLQHLQIVDRDADKAYRLVGRVPGLWSAHAATEILRRAALPAMIRLRDLLGETVNLGVLEQDKIVYLEVVPSESALRFSERPGATVPVHSSSLGRAILAHSSAATIDAALRGRPLVALTARTITDEGKLRAEIALVGRQGYSIEIEENALQATCAGAPIFNREGVVVAALSISGLSHRFQPASDKRILKALKKATHDIEGAL; from the coding sequence TTGCGCTATCTCATTCCCGTGCTCCAAAGTGCGTTCCGCATCATTGACGAACTTTCCCGCCAGCCCGGATTGAATCTGAATGAAGCCGCGATCCGGACGGGAGTTCCCAAGTCGACTGTATTTCGAGTGCTGATGACCTTGCAGCATCTGCAGATTGTGGATCGCGATGCGGACAAGGCGTACCGGCTGGTGGGGCGCGTGCCTGGGCTTTGGAGCGCTCATGCGGCAACGGAGATCTTGCGGCGAGCGGCGCTGCCCGCGATGATCCGGTTGCGCGACCTGCTGGGGGAAACCGTCAATCTCGGTGTGCTCGAGCAGGACAAAATTGTTTATCTCGAAGTGGTGCCAAGTGAATCTGCATTGCGCTTTAGCGAAAGGCCCGGCGCTACGGTGCCGGTCCATTCCTCGTCCTTAGGACGCGCGATCCTGGCGCATTCCTCCGCTGCAACGATTGATGCTGCTCTGCGGGGAAGGCCGCTGGTGGCTCTCACAGCAAGAACAATTACCGATGAGGGAAAGCTCCGTGCGGAGATTGCTCTTGTTGGCCGGCAAGGGTACTCCATTGAGATCGAAGAGAACGCTTTGCAGGCGACCTGCGCCGGAGCCCCGATCTTCAATCGTGAAGGCGTGGTGGTGGCGGCGTTGAGCATCTCCGGATTGAGCCATCGCTTTCAGCCCGCATCGGACAAGAGGATTTTGAAGGCATTGAAGAAGGCGACCCACGACATTGAGGGCGCATTGTAG
- a CDS encoding aspartate aminotransferase family protein, which produces MSSSIETAVRAKTMGSAARYARAQKSLAGGVSSGLRRNARPYPLYFSHGEGSQVWDVDGNRYTDFGLAWGPLILGHAPPKVVAAVQRQAARGMTFGAQHDLEFEVAERLTQIIPCAGLVTFANSGTEIVQVALRLARAITGKQKYLKFEGHYHGWSDEVLTSYKPTLDQLTASQGAPIPVGLGQLPNTNAVIAEWNNRESVLAALDDNISAVLCEPLLANSGCIPPAPGFLEFLRAECTRRQILLIFDEVVTGFRLALGGAQAHYGVTPDLATFAKALGAGTPLSVLAGHKEYMDWIARGEVVHAGTLNGNPLALAAANAALDELSQPDVYPRLHTLAAQLRNGIEEAFRDAKISAHTTGTGPVFQLHVLGKTVSNYRDTLQHDRQRYSDFALALLHEGILILPDGRWYLSAAHTALDIAETVKKVRYAIVTTSC; this is translated from the coding sequence ATGAGTTCTTCCATTGAAACTGCTGTCCGGGCAAAGACGATGGGCTCGGCAGCCCGGTATGCGCGCGCCCAGAAGAGTCTGGCCGGCGGTGTCTCGAGTGGACTGCGGCGCAATGCCCGTCCCTATCCGCTCTACTTCTCTCATGGAGAAGGCTCGCAGGTCTGGGATGTGGACGGCAATCGCTACACGGACTTCGGTCTCGCCTGGGGCCCCCTGATCCTCGGCCATGCGCCTCCTAAGGTCGTCGCCGCCGTGCAGCGGCAAGCGGCGCGCGGCATGACCTTTGGCGCGCAACACGATCTGGAGTTTGAGGTCGCCGAGCGGCTCACCCAGATCATTCCATGCGCCGGCTTGGTCACATTTGCCAACAGTGGCACAGAGATTGTACAAGTAGCCCTACGGCTGGCCCGCGCCATCACCGGCAAGCAGAAGTACTTGAAGTTTGAAGGTCACTATCACGGCTGGTCCGACGAAGTCCTCACCAGCTACAAACCAACTCTCGACCAACTCACTGCAAGCCAAGGCGCACCGATCCCGGTTGGCCTCGGGCAACTGCCCAACACCAACGCCGTCATCGCCGAATGGAACAATCGCGAAAGCGTTCTTGCCGCGCTCGACGACAACATCTCTGCCGTTCTCTGTGAACCCCTGCTTGCAAACTCCGGCTGCATTCCGCCCGCCCCGGGCTTTCTCGAATTTCTGCGCGCAGAGTGCACCCGCCGCCAGATTCTGCTGATCTTTGATGAAGTCGTCACCGGCTTCCGGCTTGCATTGGGCGGAGCGCAAGCTCATTACGGAGTGACACCCGATCTCGCCACCTTCGCAAAGGCCCTCGGAGCTGGCACCCCGCTCAGCGTTCTCGCGGGTCACAAGGAATATATGGACTGGATCGCGCGTGGAGAGGTTGTCCACGCTGGCACGCTCAACGGCAATCCCTTAGCCCTTGCCGCGGCAAATGCAGCCCTCGACGAACTCTCGCAACCAGATGTTTATCCAAGACTTCACACGCTAGCGGCTCAACTCCGGAATGGCATCGAAGAAGCCTTTCGTGACGCAAAGATTTCCGCGCATACCACTGGTACCGGGCCAGTCTTCCAACTCCATGTGCTAGGCAAAACAGTCAGCAACTATCGGGACACGCTCCAACACGACCGGCAGCGCTATAGCGATTTCGCGCTAGCCCTGTTGCACGAGGGCATTTTGATCCTGCCAGACGGCCGCTGGTATCTTTCAGCAGCGCACACCGCCCTTGATATTGCAGAAACAGTCAAGAAAGTGCGTTACGCGATTGTAACCACATCCTGTTAA
- a CDS encoding TonB-dependent receptor: MLQKITKLCLLLSLSALCSLAQFDTATVLGTIRDNTKTAVAGANVTLRNTQTGVTQSALTNAEGDFQFVNVRIGVYTVTAEANGFKTVSAAEFTVIVNARQRVDLDLPIGEVKEFVTVTGAASQLETDSSSKGQVIGNQEIVNMPLNGRNYADLALLVPGVRKSDLAYGVPPRDASFNVNGMRSSQNNFIIDGVDNNSYGTSNQGFSNQVIQPSPDAVQEFKVETSSYSAEFGRAGGAIMNVSIKSGANQIHGSVYEFLRNTQLNATGFFKPVTGQKPTLIQNQYGGSFGGAIKKDKIFYFADYEGFRRVEKAITFAAVPSMNLRNGIFSGPIQNPFSGTPYPNNVVPASDITKFARDVLADLPTPNIAGVSNGGNNFQSLPSQPTNIDKGDVRYDQYFGSKLTAFGRYSHRLSNITVPPSIPGPSGGNSNGNIYVKNWQVAGGTTYTVNARSVFEFRIGVSKSINSKLPWFVGTPGVGERFGIPNAPRDPRYTGGVNAQSINGYTQLGVQTSNPQFQNPTVVNPKVNYSLLLGKHSLKAGYEYQLINTQIDDFNPKYGQDSYSGRFSKVPGSANDNEQFVADFLFGARNNYTLNNAAIVDYRQRMHFFYIADDWKPTRKLTVNVGLRYEYATPQYLADNKMSNFDPISNSLIPAKDGSIADRSLVNPDRNNFAPRLGIAYTANSKTVIRSAYGISYIHFNRMGGENLLAYNLPNIIGPSIDQAPITAGASGLALCTSTAQAPGTCFRTTLQGYPDNFLTLANVKQINVRANYIPKDYRTSYVQNWHFTIQRELAKNFVLDVGYVGARGNGLMILGDYNQAVPNTATTNLPLQARRPNQNFGLIQIAYNGGFLSYHGLQAKLEKRFSKGLYLLNSFTYSKAIDNASGHLETANGDNSRVNFRNVAGERGVAGYNQPFNNTTTFLYELPFGKGRSFGSSWNKGLDTVLGGWRLTAINTANSGSPVNLNYSPSSDFSVSGSPTYRPNITGNPVLPESQRTSTNTYIQYLNPATVSIPTDRSQPFGNAGRNTVLNFGLYQLDLGLHKDFLLTERFKLSFRTEAFNAFNRTNFNAPNANRSSGSFGQINSTYPARQVQFALKLVF; this comes from the coding sequence ATGCTTCAGAAAATAACAAAGCTATGTCTGCTTCTATCCCTAAGTGCGCTCTGCTCGCTCGCACAATTTGACACGGCGACAGTGCTCGGCACCATTCGCGACAATACCAAAACCGCAGTGGCCGGAGCCAATGTGACTCTCCGGAATACCCAAACAGGCGTCACCCAATCAGCACTCACAAACGCTGAAGGTGATTTTCAATTTGTCAACGTCCGCATCGGCGTTTATACCGTCACCGCCGAAGCGAATGGCTTCAAAACGGTGAGTGCCGCCGAATTTACAGTGATCGTCAACGCGCGTCAGCGTGTCGATCTCGATCTCCCCATTGGCGAAGTCAAGGAATTTGTCACCGTCACCGGTGCGGCCTCGCAACTGGAAACAGATTCCAGCTCCAAGGGCCAGGTTATCGGCAACCAGGAAATCGTCAACATGCCGCTCAATGGCCGCAACTATGCCGATTTGGCGCTCCTCGTTCCCGGTGTCCGCAAGTCCGACCTTGCCTATGGCGTCCCCCCGCGCGATGCCTCTTTCAATGTGAACGGTATGCGCAGTTCGCAGAACAACTTCATCATCGACGGTGTCGACAACAATTCCTACGGCACCTCCAATCAAGGCTTCTCCAATCAGGTGATCCAGCCATCTCCCGATGCGGTGCAGGAGTTTAAGGTGGAAACCAGCAGCTATAGCGCCGAGTTCGGCCGCGCTGGTGGCGCCATCATGAACGTCAGCATCAAGAGCGGTGCAAATCAGATCCACGGCTCGGTCTATGAGTTCCTTCGCAATACCCAGTTGAACGCCACTGGCTTCTTCAAGCCGGTGACCGGGCAGAAACCCACGCTGATCCAGAACCAGTACGGTGGATCCTTCGGCGGCGCCATCAAGAAGGATAAGATCTTCTACTTTGCCGACTATGAAGGCTTCCGCCGCGTTGAGAAGGCCATCACCTTTGCCGCCGTCCCCAGCATGAATCTGCGTAACGGCATCTTCTCCGGCCCCATCCAGAACCCCTTCAGCGGCACTCCTTATCCCAACAACGTCGTACCCGCCAGCGACATCACCAAGTTCGCCCGCGACGTGCTGGCAGACCTCCCCACCCCCAACATCGCTGGCGTCTCCAACGGCGGCAACAACTTCCAGTCGCTCCCCAGCCAGCCCACCAACATCGACAAGGGCGACGTGCGCTATGACCAATACTTTGGCTCGAAGCTCACTGCGTTCGGCCGCTACTCGCACCGCCTGTCCAATATCACCGTTCCGCCCAGCATCCCCGGTCCCTCGGGTGGCAACAGCAACGGCAACATCTATGTGAAAAACTGGCAGGTCGCCGGTGGCACCACCTATACGGTGAATGCACGTTCCGTCTTCGAGTTCCGCATCGGCGTCAGCAAGTCGATCAACTCCAAGCTGCCCTGGTTCGTCGGCACACCCGGCGTCGGCGAGCGCTTTGGCATCCCCAACGCGCCGCGCGATCCCCGCTACACCGGTGGCGTCAATGCGCAGTCGATCAATGGCTACACCCAGCTCGGCGTGCAGACCTCCAATCCGCAGTTCCAGAATCCGACGGTCGTCAACCCGAAGGTCAACTACTCTCTCCTGCTCGGCAAGCACAGCCTGAAGGCGGGCTACGAGTATCAGCTCATCAACACCCAGATCGACGACTTCAATCCGAAGTACGGTCAGGACAGCTACTCCGGACGCTTCAGCAAAGTCCCCGGCAGCGCCAATGACAATGAGCAGTTCGTCGCCGACTTCCTCTTTGGCGCACGTAACAACTACACTCTCAACAACGCCGCCATCGTCGACTACCGGCAACGGATGCACTTCTTCTACATCGCCGACGACTGGAAGCCCACTCGCAAGCTCACCGTCAACGTCGGCCTGCGCTATGAGTACGCCACCCCGCAGTACCTCGCCGACAACAAGATGTCCAACTTCGACCCGATCAGCAATAGCTTGATCCCCGCGAAGGATGGCAGCATTGCCGATCGTTCGCTCGTCAATCCCGATCGCAACAACTTCGCGCCGCGTCTCGGCATTGCCTACACAGCAAACTCGAAGACGGTGATCCGCTCTGCCTATGGCATCAGCTACATCCACTTCAACCGCATGGGCGGCGAGAACCTTCTGGCCTACAACCTGCCGAACATCATCGGTCCCTCGATCGATCAGGCTCCGATCACCGCAGGCGCTTCCGGCCTGGCGCTCTGCACCAGCACAGCCCAAGCTCCCGGCACCTGCTTCCGCACCACGCTCCAGGGTTATCCCGACAACTTCCTCACCCTTGCGAACGTCAAGCAGATCAATGTTCGTGCCAACTACATTCCCAAAGACTACAGAACCAGCTACGTGCAAAACTGGCACTTCACCATCCAGCGCGAACTGGCCAAGAATTTTGTTCTTGATGTGGGTTATGTCGGCGCACGTGGCAATGGCCTCATGATCCTCGGCGACTACAACCAGGCTGTGCCCAACACCGCCACCACCAACCTCCCCCTCCAGGCGCGCCGTCCGAACCAGAATTTCGGGCTCATCCAGATTGCCTACAACGGTGGCTTCCTCAGCTATCACGGCCTCCAGGCCAAGCTCGAGAAGCGCTTCAGCAAGGGCTTGTACCTGTTGAATTCGTTCACCTACTCGAAGGCCATCGACAATGCGAGCGGCCATCTCGAAACCGCCAATGGCGACAACTCCCGCGTCAACTTCCGCAATGTTGCGGGCGAGAGAGGCGTTGCCGGCTACAACCAGCCCTTCAACAACACCACCACCTTCCTCTATGAGCTTCCCTTCGGAAAGGGCAGAAGCTTTGGCTCCAGCTGGAACAAAGGTCTCGATACCGTCCTTGGCGGATGGCGCCTGACAGCGATCAACACCGCAAATTCCGGCAGCCCGGTGAACTTGAACTACAGTCCTTCCTCAGACTTCTCGGTCAGCGGTTCGCCCACCTACCGTCCGAACATCACGGGCAACCCGGTTCTCCCGGAAAGCCAGCGGACCTCGACCAACACCTACATCCAGTACCTGAATCCTGCTACGGTCTCGATTCCCACCGATCGCTCGCAGCCCTTTGGGAATGCGGGCCGCAACACGGTTCTGAACTTCGGCCTGTATCAGCTCGATCTCGGCTTGCACAAGGACTTCCTGCTGACCGAGCGCTTTAAGCTCTCCTTCCGCACCGAAGCCTTCAACGCCTTCAATCGCACCAACTTCAATGCACCCAATGCGAACCGTTCTTCGGGCAGCTTCGGGCAAATCAACAGCACCTACCCGGCACGTCAGGTGCAGTTCGCCTTGAAGCTCGTCTTCTAG